Proteins co-encoded in one Arachis hypogaea cultivar Tifrunner chromosome 13, arahy.Tifrunner.gnm2.J5K5, whole genome shotgun sequence genomic window:
- the LOC112737953 gene encoding cold-responsive protein kinase 1, whose translation MTCLPFIFGRKTTSAPKRDPDIDEELSGIQNVRLYSYKELKLASDNFSPSNKIGEGGFGSVYKGLLKDGKVAAIKVLSDESRQGVKEFLTEINVFSEIQHENLVELYGCCVEGNQRILVYNYLENNSLAQTLLGGGHSNTYFNWRTRTRICVGVARGLAFLHEEVTPHIVHRDIKASNILLDKDLSPKISDFGLAKLIPSYMTHVSTRVAGTIGYLAPEYAIRGQLTRKADIYSFGVLIVEIVSGRSNTNTLLPKGNQYILETTWELYERRELIELVDISLNGEFDAEEACKFLKIGLLCTQSNPKIRPSMSCVVKMLTGEMDVDESNLTKPGLISDFMDLNIREQNSNDIKTSSSSKDTTISLPASGAENTTVTVNYDQSF comes from the exons ATGACCTGTTTACCTTTCATATTTGGTAGGAAGACAACTTCGGCACCAAAACGAGATCCAGATATTGATGAAG AACTTTCAGGCATTCAAAATGTGAGATTATATTCCTACAAGGAACTAAAACTTGCCTCTGACAATTTCAGTCCAAGCAATAAAATTGGGGAGGGTGGTTTTGGTTCTGTCTACAAG GGATTGTTAAAAGATGGAAAAGTTGCAGCTATAAAAGTTCTGTCAGATGAATCAAGACAAGGGGTGAAGGAATTCTTGACAGAGATTAACGTGTTCTCGGAAATACAGCATGAAAATTTGGTTGAGTTATATGGTTGTTGTGTGGAAGGAAATCAGAGAATATTAGTCTACAATTACCTTGAGAACAACAGTCTTGCACAAACCCTTCtag GTGGAGGTCACAGTAATACCTATTTTAATTGGCGAACTCGAACTCGGATATGCGTTGGGGTGGCTCGAGGTCTTGCCTTTCTTCATGAGGAAGTAACACCACATATTGTTCATAGGGATATAAAAGCAAGTAATATTCTCCTCGACAAGGACCTCTCACCCAAGATTTCAGATTTCGGTCTTGCAAAGCTTATTCCTTCGTACATGACTCATGTCAGCACACGAGTAGCGGGAACAAT AGGTTATTTGGCACCGGAGTATGCAATCAGGGGGCAGCTGACACGGAAAGCAGATATTTACAGTTTTGGTGTCCTCATTGTGGAGATAGTCAGTGGGAGAAGTAATACAAACACACTGTTACCGAAAGGGAATCAGTATATTCTTGAAACG ACATGGGAACTTTACGAGCGAAGGGAATTGATAGAGCTGGTGGATATATCACTAAACGGGGAATTTGACGCCGAGGAGGCTTGTAAGTTTCTCAAGATTGGCCTTCTTTGCACTCAGAGTAATCCGAAGATTCGACCATCCATGTCCTGTGTTGTCAAGATGCTCACAGGAGAAATGGATGTCGATGAAAGTAACCTAACAAAACCAGGCTTGATTTCAGATTTTATGGACCTTAATATTAGAGAACAAAATAGCAATGATATAAAGACTTCGTCTTCAAGTAAAGATACCACTATATCACTACCTGCTTCAGGTGCGGAAAATACAACGGTCACTGTGAATTATGATCAAAGCTTTTAA
- the LOC140177538 gene encoding serine/threonine-protein phosphatase 7 long form homolog, translating to MSHGPTIDALVERWRLETHTFHLPHGKCTITLEDVAMIFGLRTHDLPVTGSTDHRTSGLENECMTQFGIAPGPNDHRGSGVKLAWFRTLKRHQHLTDAVSRKIYVKCHIMYLFGTMLFSDKSGISVHWKYLPLLRDFSHIHKFSWGSTCLSHMYQFLCRASRYDCKDIDGPMPLLLVWAWLRITSIGPLPMDTSFPLALPMNVDPLVH from the coding sequence ATGTCTCACGGTCCAACTATAGATGCACTAGTTGAAAGGTGGCGGCttgagacgcacacgtttcatcttCCACACGGCAAGTGCACGATTACGTTGGAGGACGTCGCCATGATTTTTGGACTCCGAACTCACGACTTGCCAGTTACTGGATCAACTGACCACAGAACAAGTGGGTTAGAGAACGAGTGCATGACCCAATTTGGTATTGCTCCTGGCCCGAATGACCATAGAGGAAGCGGAGTCAAGCTAGCATGGTTCCGCACTCTAAAGCGACACCAACATTTGACTGACGCAGTAAGTAGGAAAATTTATGTAAAATGTCACATAATGTATCTATTTGGAACAATGTTATTTAGTGACAAGTCTGGAATCAGTGTGCACTGGAAGTATTTGCCGTTACTTCGTGACTTTTCTCATATTCACAAGTTTAGTTGGGGTTCAACTTGCCTTTCACACATGTATCAATTCTTATGTCGGGCATCTAGGTATGATTGCAAGGACATTGATGGTCCTATGCCATTGCTCCTTGTATGGGCATGGTTACGAATAACATCAATAGGACCACTGCCGATGGATACTAGCTTTCCACTTGCTCTCCCGATGAATGTTGATCCACTAGTACATTAG